The region CCGAAGGAAAAAACGCCCCCAGAATAATAAAAAGCGAGAGATACCTGGCCAAGCCCATGTACCTGGATGAAGCAGTGATGCAGCTCGACGTCTTAGATAACGAGTTTCTGGTCTTTACTAACGCCGAATCAGAAACCATTAATGTCATTTATAAACGCAAAGATGGTGACTATGGGCTTATTGAGCCGGAGCTAAAATAGATGAGCTCTCGTAAAAAGTCAAAGTTTGGACGGCACAGTAAAAAGCTCCAGTTGCAAGGCGCTCAAATCCTATTATCCGTTGTCCGTCAACAAACCATGCACTTACGGTGAACTGTGAACGGTGAACTATTTCCATAGCTACGCCGCAGTGACGAAGGATGCCGCGCAACGCAGCAAATGGACTTTTTACGAAGCCGTCAAAATAAGATTAATAGAGAAACCAATATGCAAATCAGTGAGTTAATATCTTCGGACCATATAATAACCAACCTTAGAGCCAATTCCAAGCAAGATGCCCTGGCAGAACTGGCGGAAGTGCTTGTACGTAAAAATAAGATACTGGATAAAGAGACCGTGGTCTCCATTTTGCTGGAAAGGGAAAAGTTGGGTAGCACCGGAATAGGAGATGGAGTAGCCATACCCCACGGCAAGTTAAAGGGCCTGGACCGGGTTATCATAGCCCTGGGGCGCAGTCTTTCCGGTGTGCCTTTTGATTCTGTCGATGGGAAACCCGTGCGGCTCCTTTTTCTACTTCTAGCCCCGGAGGAATCGGCCGGCCTGTATCTGCGGATTCTGGCAAAGCTTTCGCGTTTTTTAAAGAATCCCGTCTCTAAGGAAAAATTGCTGGGTGCAAAATCGGCAGAAGAAATGGCCGAGATCATTAAGAGCGAGGGCGAAGAAATTTAATGATTTGGTGTGTATGTTAAAACCGGTCCAGGTTGTTATCATTACAGGACTTTCCGGATCCGGCAAAAGCACTGCGCTTCGCGCCTTTGAGGATCTTGGTTATTATTGTGTTGATAACCTCCCGGTTGTCCTTCTTCCCCAGTTCTTGCACATCCAGGAACCCGCCCCCGGCCAAACTGTCCGGGCGGCGCTGGTAATGGATATGCGCGAACAGGATTTTCTGAAAGAGTATACTGCTATCTTTGCTGACCTTAAAAAAGAGGGCTTTAAATTAGAGATACTTTTCCTCGAGTCTTCAGACGATGTACTGTTAAGAAGATTCAGCCAGACCAGGCGACACCATCCTTTGATCCCTTCTCCGGTAACGACAGTTATGGATGCCATCGCCCTGGAACGGAGGCAATTAGCCCTTCTAAAAGAAGAGGCAGACCGGGTCTTAGATACGAGTTTCTATAATCTCCATCAACTCCGTGGGGCCATTGGCAGTCTGTATGGCTCCCGCGTTGATCTCAATCGTCTGCTCGTTAATCTCCTTTCCTTTGGCTTTAAATATGGCGTCCCCGGCGAGGCAGACATGGTCTTTGATGTGCGTTTTTTGCCTAACCCTTTCTTTGTGCCGAATTTAAAGGAGCTTGACGGGACAAGCCCGCAAGCCAAGGACTACGTCCTAAAAGACCAGACCACACAGACTTTTTTAAGCAAGGTCTCCGAGTTATTGTTTTTTCTTATCCCCTTTTTTAAAAGAGAAGGTAAAATGTACCTTACTATAGCCACCGGTTGTACTGGCGGCAGACACCGCTCGGTGACGGTCACAGAGGAATTAAAGAATATTCTTACGGAGAAGGGCTACGAGGTTGTAGTCCATCATCGGGATATTTTACTGGGCTGATTTTACGGGGGTAACGATGGTCGGTATAGTGTTGGCCACACATGGCAAGCTGGCAGAAGAATTAGTTAAGGTATCTGAATTCATCGTGGGACGGATGGAGCAGGTTACAGCCGTGTCCATAGACCCGACACAAGATGTAGAGATGTTGCGTAAGGAAATCCAAAAAGCTATTAAAAGGGTAGACAGTAGTAACGGCGTTCTCATTTTGACGGACATGTTTGGAGGAACCCCTTCCAATATTAGCCTTTCCTTTCTGGAAGAAGGGAAGATTGACGTCGTCACCGGTGTTAACCTGCCTATGCTGATGAGGTTGACCCATTCTCGTGAAAAATTAACCCTGGCTGAGGTAGCTGAACAGGCTAAATCTTACGGCCGCAAAGGCATCTCTCAAGCCAGCGAAGTACTCAAGAAATAACGGTCTCGTAGAAAGTAAAATTTTACCACAGAGGTCGCCGAGAACGCTGAGATAACACATTAAATGTTTTACAGTTTTTCTCTGCGGACTCTGCGTGCTCAGCGGTGAAAATGTCCGAGGTCACCTCTCACAAGACTTTCTGTAAGATCATCCGGATGACTGAAGATGAGTTACCTGAGATTATGCTCATTGAAAAAGCCTGCTTCCCTGCCCCTTGGACCAAACAAGCCTTCCGTGACGAATTAGTCTGTCCTTTTTCTTATCCTTACGTGGCAAAAGTCAGAAATATTCATCCCTCCCCTGTCCTGGGATATATCTGTTTTTGGATAGTCCTGGATGAACTCCATTTGCTTAACCTGGCCGTTCATCCGGCCCACCGCCGGCAAGGAATCGGCCGAGAACTACTTTCCTTTGCGCTTAAGATGGGAAAAACGGCGGGTACAAAGTTCGCCACCCTGGAGGTCAGACCATCCAATGTTGCAGCCATAACTCTTTATAAAGATGCAGGATTCATTCCGGTAGGCCAAAGGCCGGGATATTATTCAGATAGCCATGAAGATGCAGTTATCATGGAGTATGACTTTCTTAAAAAGGTGCCGGATACGAAAGATATGAGTTGACTTAACTAGTCAAATTTTCTAATATTTTTATATCAGTTCAGTTGGTTGAGAAGTATTTTAAAATCCCTCCCAACCTCCCTTTTCCAAAGGGAGGATAAACATCCCCCTTTGAAAAAGGGGGACTAAGGGGGATTTTTGAGGCGCCGTTTTTCGGACGACTACCTCTTTTCAAGCAGCTAACTGTCACATTTTTTTTATGTTCTCTGTGTGCTCTGTGGTTAATCTTTGACAATACTCTAAACATCGAAGGGGGGAAATATGCCTATTAAAGTAGCCATTAACGGATTTGGTAGAATAGGTCGATTCTTATTACGTATTATTGCCCAACGGCAGGAGAAAGACATAGAGGTAGTAGCCATAAACAGCCGGGCTGATTCTTCAGTCCTGGCTCATCTGCTAAGATACGA is a window of Thermodesulfobacteriota bacterium DNA encoding:
- a CDS encoding PTS sugar transporter subunit IIA, with the protein product MQISELISSDHIITNLRANSKQDALAELAEVLVRKNKILDKETVVSILLEREKLGSTGIGDGVAIPHGKLKGLDRVIIALGRSLSGVPFDSVDGKPVRLLFLLLAPEESAGLYLRILAKLSRFLKNPVSKEKLLGAKSAEEMAEIIKSEGEEI
- the rapZ gene encoding RNase adapter RapZ, with amino-acid sequence MLKPVQVVIITGLSGSGKSTALRAFEDLGYYCVDNLPVVLLPQFLHIQEPAPGQTVRAALVMDMREQDFLKEYTAIFADLKKEGFKLEILFLESSDDVLLRRFSQTRRHHPLIPSPVTTVMDAIALERRQLALLKEEADRVLDTSFYNLHQLRGAIGSLYGSRVDLNRLLVNLLSFGFKYGVPGEADMVFDVRFLPNPFFVPNLKELDGTSPQAKDYVLKDQTTQTFLSKVSELLFFLIPFFKREGKMYLTIATGCTGGRHRSVTVTEELKNILTEKGYEVVVHHRDILLG
- a CDS encoding PTS sugar transporter subunit IIA; this encodes MVGIVLATHGKLAEELVKVSEFIVGRMEQVTAVSIDPTQDVEMLRKEIQKAIKRVDSSNGVLILTDMFGGTPSNISLSFLEEGKIDVVTGVNLPMLMRLTHSREKLTLAEVAEQAKSYGRKGISQASEVLKK
- the rimI gene encoding ribosomal protein S18-alanine N-acetyltransferase; translated protein: MSEVTSHKTFCKIIRMTEDELPEIMLIEKACFPAPWTKQAFRDELVCPFSYPYVAKVRNIHPSPVLGYICFWIVLDELHLLNLAVHPAHRRQGIGRELLSFALKMGKTAGTKFATLEVRPSNVAAITLYKDAGFIPVGQRPGYYSDSHEDAVIMEYDFLKKVPDTKDMS